The genomic DNA CAGGGCCGGCGGCACGGAGTGCTTCGGCCAGCGCCGGCGCAGTTCCTCCAGCTCCTTCCGAATCTCAGCAATACGCCGCTCCCGTTCCCGCTCCATACCGCATGCCTCCCGCCGGCACATGTGCGTGGAAGAAAAACCGTCTCAGACCATTGTGGGGCAAGCCGCCCCACCCCCGAACCCCTCTCCCGCCGGCGAGGAAGGAGGTATACCACCGCATCACACTGTAAGGGGCCAAAATGGGTGGACACTCCTCTGGACCACCCGTTTGACAAGATCGCCCCGCTCGGATACAATATTCCTCCCC from Anaerolineae bacterium includes the following:
- a CDS encoding histidine kinase; translation: MERERERRIAEIRKELEELRRRWPKHSVPPALHQQLEELEEELERLLGERDAPATERGAPQ